A portion of the Micromonospora vinacea genome contains these proteins:
- a CDS encoding DedA family protein yields MIRTSHAVFATGTPAAAAEPPQDGIVGYVTDLVERLGGPGAGLAVALENLFPPIPSEVILPLAGFVAAQGRMSLVGAIFWTTLGSVLGALALYLIGAALGRDRMRAIVSRLPLVKLSDVDRTEAWFLRHGVKAVFFGRMIPIFRSLISIPAGVERMPVTTFLLYTTLGSLIWNTTFVLAGYLLGDNWHLVEGYVGTLQKVVIVVCVAAAAWFVGSRVLKARRAARNPEPTEPEQSALNAMPDPGGRGTLYRSGSWASDER; encoded by the coding sequence ATGATTCGAACGTCCCACGCCGTGTTCGCCACCGGAACCCCCGCCGCCGCAGCGGAACCACCGCAGGACGGGATCGTCGGCTACGTCACTGACCTGGTGGAACGACTCGGCGGGCCGGGCGCCGGCCTGGCGGTGGCGTTGGAGAACCTCTTCCCGCCGATCCCCAGCGAGGTGATCCTGCCGCTGGCCGGCTTCGTCGCCGCCCAGGGTCGGATGAGTCTGGTCGGTGCGATCTTCTGGACCACGCTGGGTTCGGTGCTGGGCGCGCTCGCGCTGTACCTGATCGGCGCGGCGCTGGGGCGCGACCGGATGCGCGCCATCGTCTCCCGACTCCCACTGGTGAAGCTCAGCGACGTGGACCGGACCGAGGCGTGGTTCCTGCGGCACGGCGTGAAGGCCGTCTTCTTCGGCCGGATGATCCCGATCTTCCGGAGCCTGATCTCCATCCCGGCCGGCGTGGAGCGGATGCCGGTGACCACGTTCCTGCTCTACACCACGCTGGGCAGCCTGATCTGGAACACCACCTTCGTGCTCGCCGGCTACCTGCTGGGCGACAACTGGCACCTCGTCGAGGGGTACGTCGGCACGCTGCAGAAAGTGGTGATCGTGGTCTGCGTGGCGGCAGCCGCCTGGTTCGTCGGGTCCCGCGTGTTGAAGGCCCGTCGCGCCGCGCGGAACCCCGAGCCGACCGAACCCGAGCAGAGCGCACTGAACGCGATGCCCGATCCGGGCGGTCGCGGCACCCTCTACCGAAGCGGATCGTGGGCCTCCGACGAGCGCTAG
- a CDS encoding ATP-binding cassette domain-containing protein, translated as MSQPAWSAADSHDMIEVRGARENNLANVSVDIPKRRLTVFTGVSGSGKSSLVFGTIAAESQRMINETYSAFLQSFMPNLNRPDVDSLRNLSAAIVVDQERMGVNSRSTVGTATDAYAMLRILFSRLGQPSIGGAGAFSFNLPEGMCPTCEGLGRVSDLDVNELVDVERSLNDGAITVPNFAVGSWYWQTIVGSGLFDPDVKLQDFTPQQWDDFLHKPPTKIKVGSNNWTYEGLAVKVKRLLLAKDRESMQPHIRAFVDRAVTFTSCGDCGGTRLNAAALSSRIAGHTIADCSAMQISDLATFVQGIHDPGAAPLVANLRDLLDSLVEIGLGYLSLDRESATLSGGEAQRVKMVRHLGSSLSDVTYVFDEPTVGLHPHDIARMNDLLLRLRDKGNTVLVVEHKPETIAIADHVVDLGPGAGTDGGRICFTGDIPGLRRSDTLTGRHLDHRVAVRDAVRQPTGQLAIRQADLHNLRDVDVDIPLGVLTVVTGVAGSGKSSLIHGSLRGRSGVVIVDQSPIRGSRRSNPATYSGLLDPIRTAFAKANGVKAALFSANSEGACPACKGIGLIYTDLAMMAGVASVCERCEGRRFTDEVLTYTLRGKNISEVLAMSVTEAYAFFPGGPAHLILGRLVDVGLGYLSLGQPLTTLSGGERQRLKLAIHLAEKTTTYVLDEPTTGLHLADVDQLLALLDRMVDAGNTVIVIEHHQAVMAHADWLIDLGPGAGHDGGRIVFTGTPAELVATGDTLTATHLREYVTDPAVVDHG; from the coding sequence ATGTCGCAGCCAGCATGGTCCGCCGCCGACAGCCACGACATGATCGAGGTACGCGGAGCGCGGGAGAACAATCTCGCCAACGTCTCGGTCGACATCCCCAAACGCCGGTTGACCGTCTTCACCGGTGTCTCCGGGTCGGGCAAGTCGTCGCTGGTCTTCGGCACCATCGCCGCCGAGTCCCAGCGCATGATCAACGAGACCTACAGCGCGTTCCTCCAGTCGTTCATGCCGAACCTCAACCGGCCGGACGTCGACTCGTTGCGCAACCTCAGCGCGGCCATCGTCGTCGACCAGGAGCGGATGGGGGTCAACTCCCGCTCCACCGTCGGCACCGCCACCGACGCGTACGCCATGCTGCGGATCCTCTTCAGCCGACTGGGTCAGCCGTCCATCGGCGGCGCCGGGGCGTTCAGCTTCAACCTGCCCGAGGGCATGTGCCCCACCTGCGAAGGGCTGGGCCGGGTCTCCGACCTCGACGTCAACGAACTGGTGGACGTCGAGCGCTCCCTCAACGACGGCGCGATCACAGTGCCCAACTTCGCCGTCGGCTCCTGGTACTGGCAGACCATCGTCGGCTCCGGCCTGTTCGACCCGGACGTCAAACTCCAGGACTTCACCCCGCAACAGTGGGACGACTTCCTGCACAAACCGCCCACGAAGATCAAGGTGGGCAGCAACAACTGGACCTACGAAGGCCTGGCGGTCAAGGTCAAGCGGCTCCTGCTGGCCAAGGACCGCGAGTCGATGCAACCGCACATCCGCGCCTTCGTCGACCGGGCCGTCACCTTCACCAGCTGCGGCGACTGCGGCGGCACCCGACTCAACGCGGCGGCCCTGTCGTCGCGGATCGCCGGGCACACCATCGCCGACTGCTCGGCCATGCAGATCAGCGACCTGGCGACCTTCGTCCAGGGCATCCACGACCCGGGGGCCGCGCCGCTGGTCGCCAACCTTCGCGACCTGCTGGACTCCCTGGTCGAGATCGGCCTGGGCTACCTCAGCCTGGACCGTGAGTCGGCGACCCTCTCCGGCGGCGAGGCGCAACGGGTGAAGATGGTCCGGCACCTCGGCTCCAGCCTCTCCGACGTCACGTACGTCTTCGACGAACCCACAGTCGGCCTGCACCCGCACGACATCGCCCGGATGAACGACCTGCTGCTGCGGCTGCGCGACAAGGGCAATACAGTGCTGGTGGTCGAACACAAGCCGGAGACCATCGCCATCGCCGACCACGTCGTCGACCTCGGACCGGGCGCCGGCACCGACGGCGGTCGGATCTGCTTCACCGGCGACATCCCCGGCCTGCGCCGCTCCGACACCCTCACCGGGCGACACCTGGACCACCGGGTGGCAGTGCGGGACGCGGTACGCCAGCCCACCGGGCAACTCGCCATCCGCCAGGCCGACCTGCACAACCTGCGCGACGTGGACGTGGACATCCCCCTCGGGGTGCTCACCGTGGTCACCGGCGTGGCCGGATCCGGCAAGAGCTCACTGATCCACGGCTCGCTGCGCGGCCGGTCCGGGGTCGTCATCGTCGACCAGTCCCCGATCCGTGGCTCCCGACGCAGCAACCCGGCCACCTACAGCGGGCTGCTCGACCCGATCCGCACCGCCTTCGCCAAGGCCAACGGGGTCAAGGCCGCGCTGTTCAGCGCCAACTCCGAGGGCGCCTGCCCGGCCTGCAAGGGGATCGGGCTCATCTACACCGACCTGGCGATGATGGCCGGCGTCGCCAGCGTCTGCGAACGCTGCGAAGGGCGACGCTTCACCGACGAGGTGCTCACCTACACGCTGCGCGGCAAGAACATCAGCGAGGTGCTGGCCATGTCCGTCACCGAGGCGTACGCGTTCTTCCCTGGGGGTCCGGCGCACCTCATCCTCGGCCGGCTGGTCGACGTCGGGCTTGGCTACCTCAGCCTCGGCCAGCCACTGACCACCCTGTCCGGCGGGGAACGGCAACGACTCAAACTCGCCATCCACCTGGCCGAGAAGACCACCACGTACGTCCTGGACGAGCCGACCACCGGCCTGCACCTGGCCGACGTGGACCAACTCCTGGCCCTCCTCGACCGGATGGTCGACGCCGGAAACACGGTGATCGTCATCGAGCACCACCAGGCGGTCATGGCACACGCCGACTGGCTCATCGACCTCGGCCCCGGCGCCGGCCACGACGGCGGCCGCATCGTCTTCACCGGCACACCAGCCGAACTGGTCGCCACCGGCGACACCCTCACCGCCACCCACCTCCGCGAGTACGTCACCGACCCGGCGGTGGTCGACCACGGCTGA
- a CDS encoding sensor histidine kinase, which produces MGEVVGERRTGGLWGRLRLPVGVAIGIATAAVELAFLAVAAAAFSVRVFAPAASRRVAALTGRYGGRLVRMEHRRLTRLLAAADLPAPNAVTTRRQVGYLAARLLPGTLGLLAYAVLGVGVVLAGIVLSAAVRGELTVLDTLSQIAVGAVLLLLNVQAVASIAALDIRLARRLLGPGSRAELTRRVHELTTSRAGVIAAVDAERQRIERDLHDGLQQRLVALGMLLGRARRARDADRTHALLTQAHEDVQRAIEELREVAWRVYPSALDGNDLGEVLAIVARGAAVPVRIRCDLPVRPDRQVETVLYFVACEALTNAAKHAAATLVTVDIGVQDGWIRMRVHDDGVGGAEPTGRGLSGLARRVAALDGRLLVTSPTGGPTTVLAELPCD; this is translated from the coding sequence GTGGGCGAGGTGGTGGGGGAACGGCGAACCGGCGGGTTGTGGGGCAGGCTCCGGCTACCGGTCGGCGTCGCCATCGGAATCGCGACGGCCGCCGTCGAGCTCGCCTTCCTCGCCGTCGCGGCCGCCGCGTTCAGCGTGCGCGTGTTCGCGCCCGCGGCCAGCCGTCGGGTCGCTGCCCTGACCGGCAGGTACGGCGGGCGCCTGGTGCGGATGGAACATCGCCGCCTCACCAGGCTGCTCGCCGCAGCGGATCTGCCCGCGCCGAACGCTGTGACGACCCGCCGGCAGGTCGGCTACCTGGCCGCCCGACTGCTACCCGGCACACTCGGCCTGCTGGCGTACGCCGTGCTCGGCGTCGGCGTGGTGCTGGCCGGGATCGTGCTGAGCGCGGCGGTGCGCGGAGAGCTGACAGTGCTCGACACCCTGTCCCAGATCGCCGTGGGGGCGGTGCTGCTACTGCTCAACGTCCAGGCCGTAGCCAGCATCGCCGCGCTGGACATCCGGCTGGCTCGACGCCTGCTCGGCCCGGGAAGCCGGGCGGAGCTGACCCGGCGGGTCCACGAGCTGACCACCAGCCGAGCTGGGGTCATCGCCGCGGTCGACGCCGAACGGCAGCGCATCGAACGCGACCTGCACGACGGCCTCCAACAGCGGCTGGTCGCCCTCGGCATGCTGCTCGGCCGGGCCCGGCGCGCGCGCGACGCCGACCGCACGCACGCGCTGCTCACCCAGGCACACGAGGACGTGCAGCGGGCCATCGAGGAGTTGCGCGAGGTCGCGTGGCGGGTCTACCCGTCGGCACTGGACGGCAATGATCTGGGCGAGGTGCTGGCCATCGTCGCCCGCGGTGCCGCGGTGCCGGTGCGGATCCGCTGCGACCTGCCGGTCCGCCCCGACCGGCAGGTCGAGACGGTGCTGTACTTCGTGGCCTGCGAGGCGCTCACCAACGCCGCGAAACACGCCGCCGCTACCCTGGTCACGGTCGATATCGGGGTACAGGATGGGTGGATCCGGATGCGCGTGCACGACGACGGCGTCGGCGGGGCGGAACCGACCGGGCGCGGGTTGTCCGGGCTGGCACGGCGGGTCGCCGCACTGGACGGCCGGCTGCTGGTGACCAGCCCGACCGGCGGTCCGACGACAGTGCTGGCCGAGTTGCCGTGCGACTAG
- a CDS encoding carbon-nitrogen hydrolase family protein has translation MRPRYEVILRVDHEADRPAARVDHTGGGAESRTPLRLAVVQPPCVPLDVAANARAHAAAVRAARARLVVFPELSLTGYELEAPVVSVDDPRLAPLVEACAETGALALAGAPIAGDHIAMLAVTGGGATVAYRKMWLGDAEARRFRPGDAPVVLDVDGWRVGLAICKDTGVAAHADRTAALGIDVYAAGVLELARDAAVVGQRAHRVATTHRIWVAMASFAGSTGGGYTEAAGRSGVWTPDGEVYARAGTDPGESLSVSVG, from the coding sequence ATGCGCCCACGTTACGAAGTCATCCTGAGAGTCGACCATGAGGCCGACCGCCCGGCCGCGCGGGTCGACCACACCGGTGGGGGTGCGGAAAGCCGCACCCCGCTGCGGCTGGCGGTGGTGCAGCCGCCGTGCGTACCCCTGGATGTCGCGGCGAACGCGCGGGCGCACGCCGCCGCGGTCCGCGCGGCGCGCGCCCGGTTGGTGGTCTTTCCGGAGCTGTCGCTGACCGGGTACGAGTTGGAAGCGCCGGTCGTGTCGGTTGACGACCCGCGGTTGGCGCCGCTGGTCGAGGCGTGCGCCGAGACGGGCGCGTTGGCCCTGGCCGGTGCGCCGATCGCGGGCGACCACATCGCGATGCTGGCGGTGACCGGCGGCGGTGCGACGGTGGCGTACCGGAAGATGTGGTTGGGGGACGCGGAGGCCCGTCGCTTCCGGCCCGGCGACGCGCCGGTCGTGCTCGATGTGGACGGTTGGCGGGTGGGGCTGGCGATCTGCAAGGACACCGGCGTGGCCGCGCACGCGGACCGGACGGCCGCGCTCGGGATCGACGTGTACGCGGCGGGCGTCCTGGAGTTGGCGCGCGACGCCGCCGTGGTGGGCCAGCGGGCGCACCGGGTCGCCACCACGCACCGGATCTGGGTGGCGATGGCGAGTTTCGCCGGGTCGACCGGCGGCGGCTACACCGAGGCGGCAGGGCGGTCGGGTGTCTGGACGCCGGACGGCGAGGTGTACGCCCGCGCGGGCACCGACCCGGGCGAATCGCTCAGCGTCAGCGTCGGCTGA
- a CDS encoding peptidylprolyl isomerase has protein sequence MSSELQPRPAVAAPRRPVRALTRLAGVTVLAGALVVGASATALAAPGPSAEAERVSAAPLTAVDTAVRPPRTTHGPCAYTETPDEPAARPVPLPPDPRRTPVRGSVRVTVATNHGPIGLTLDRAAAPCTVQSFLHLVGKRFYDRTPCHRLTAYPTLSVLQCGDPSGTGEGGPGYRYRDELPTDLPPAPTDPTGERRVYARGVLAMANAGPDTNGSQFFLVYANSALRPNYTIFGEVDAAGLATLDRIAAGGVAPTAEDPAPVDGAPALPVTIRKAVRWHHHH, from the coding sequence GTGTCGAGTGAACTCCAACCGCGCCCCGCAGTGGCGGCACCCCGCCGGCCGGTGCGCGCCCTGACCCGCCTCGCGGGGGTGACAGTGCTCGCCGGCGCGCTGGTCGTCGGCGCGTCCGCCACCGCGCTCGCCGCGCCGGGCCCGTCGGCCGAGGCGGAGCGCGTCTCCGCCGCGCCGCTGACCGCTGTCGACACCGCCGTCCGGCCGCCGCGCACCACCCACGGCCCGTGCGCGTACACCGAGACCCCGGACGAACCTGCGGCCCGGCCGGTGCCGCTGCCGCCCGACCCGCGGCGCACCCCGGTCCGGGGCAGCGTCCGGGTGACAGTGGCGACCAACCACGGTCCGATCGGGTTGACACTGGACCGGGCCGCAGCGCCGTGCACTGTGCAGAGCTTCCTGCACCTGGTCGGCAAGCGCTTCTACGACCGCACCCCGTGCCACCGGCTCACCGCGTACCCGACGCTGAGCGTGCTCCAGTGCGGTGACCCGTCCGGCACCGGCGAGGGCGGCCCGGGCTACCGGTACCGCGACGAACTGCCGACCGACCTGCCGCCCGCGCCCACCGACCCGACCGGGGAGCGCCGGGTGTACGCCCGTGGCGTGCTGGCCATGGCCAACGCCGGGCCGGACACCAACGGCAGCCAGTTCTTCCTGGTCTACGCCAACTCCGCGCTGCGCCCCAACTACACGATCTTCGGCGAGGTCGACGCGGCCGGCCTGGCCACCCTGGACCGGATCGCCGCCGGGGGAGTGGCGCCGACAGCCGAGGACCCGGCACCGGTCGACGGGGCGCCCGCCCTGCCGGTGACCATCCGCAAGGCCGTCCGCTGGCACCACCACCACTGA
- a CDS encoding LacI family DNA-binding transcriptional regulator, with amino-acid sequence MGADDGRRVTITAIAREAGVSVPTVSRVLNGRSDVAPDTRERVEELLRHHGYRRRTSRSVRRAGLVDLVFNDLDSPWAVEIIRGVEDVGHGAGVGTVVSAIHRQPTAARQWLQNLRTRATDGVIFVTSHLSPPLHAQLRRLNVPVVVVDPAGVPAMDVPTIGATNWAGGLAATEHLLAIGHRRVGFVAGPTHLLCSRARLDGYRAGLEAAGVPVDDALIYPGDFYHASGFSGGTALLDLADPPTGIFAASDQMAFGVYEAIRRRGLRVPDDVSVVGFDDLPEARWASPPLTTVRQPLVEMGRLAARTVLRLAQGEGIDSPRVELATELVVRDSTAAPPTGSPASA; translated from the coding sequence GTGGGCGCGGACGACGGACGCAGGGTGACCATCACCGCGATCGCACGGGAGGCCGGGGTGTCGGTGCCGACCGTGTCACGGGTGCTCAACGGTCGCTCCGATGTGGCCCCGGACACCCGGGAACGGGTCGAGGAGTTGTTGCGCCACCACGGCTACCGGCGTCGCACCAGCCGCAGCGTTCGGCGTGCCGGTCTCGTCGACCTGGTCTTCAACGACCTGGACAGCCCCTGGGCCGTGGAGATCATCCGAGGCGTGGAGGATGTCGGGCACGGCGCCGGCGTCGGCACTGTGGTCTCCGCGATCCACCGGCAGCCCACCGCGGCCCGGCAGTGGCTGCAGAACCTGCGCACCCGGGCCACCGACGGCGTCATCTTCGTGACCTCGCACCTGAGCCCGCCACTGCACGCGCAGCTGCGTCGCCTCAACGTGCCGGTGGTGGTCGTCGACCCGGCCGGGGTGCCGGCCATGGACGTGCCGACGATCGGCGCCACCAACTGGGCCGGTGGGCTCGCCGCGACCGAACATCTGCTCGCGATCGGGCACCGGCGCGTCGGTTTCGTGGCCGGGCCGACGCACCTGCTGTGCAGCCGGGCGCGGCTCGACGGTTACCGGGCCGGGTTGGAGGCCGCCGGGGTGCCGGTGGACGACGCGCTGATCTACCCGGGCGACTTCTACCACGCCTCCGGGTTCTCCGGCGGGACGGCGCTGCTCGACCTCGCCGACCCGCCGACCGGCATCTTCGCCGCCAGCGACCAGATGGCCTTCGGCGTCTACGAGGCCATTCGACGCCGCGGGCTGCGCGTACCGGACGACGTGAGCGTTGTGGGTTTCGACGACCTGCCGGAAGCCCGCTGGGCCTCACCGCCGCTGACCACCGTGCGCCAACCGTTGGTCGAGATGGGACGGTTGGCGGCCCGGACCGTGCTGCGTCTGGCCCAGGGCGAGGGCATCGACTCGCCCCGGGTGGAACTCGCCACCGAATTGGTGGTTCGGGACAGCACCGCCGCCCCGCCGACCGGGTCGCCCGCCTCGGCGTGA
- a CDS encoding D-alanyl-D-alanine carboxypeptidase family protein, whose product MRAALLAATTSAVLLAPVPVGATGASAAPTMRCPRLPAPAASRPPRPSPPPAVPAQRMVGGGALDTAGLVVPAGVAAPPRVSATSWLVADLDSGQVLGGCGPHEYGTPASVQKLLLAATMLPRLDPKQTVTVTDADMNIEPGSSAVGLVAGGRYTIETIWLGLLLNSGNEAANALARLGSGTDSAAGVRAMNEHAHHLGALQTHAVTPSGLDGRGQFTSAYDLALIARACFAQPTFRRYALTEQTSIPAQPAQRTKGFEIQNENQLIYRYPGALGGKTGFTDLARHTYVGAAERGGRRLVVTLLGAESAPARGWEQGAALLDWGFRLPRDAAVGRLVEPGELTATPSAAPSALAAPGAPRPAAASGPARTGSGWLWSVTAVSGATVVALLGGLLWRRRRRMP is encoded by the coding sequence ATGAGAGCTGCGCTGCTGGCGGCCACGACGTCCGCCGTCCTGCTCGCTCCCGTGCCGGTCGGTGCGACGGGAGCGTCCGCCGCGCCGACGATGCGCTGCCCCCGACTGCCGGCGCCGGCGGCGTCCCGCCCACCCCGGCCGTCGCCCCCGCCCGCCGTTCCCGCGCAGCGGATGGTCGGCGGCGGCGCGCTCGACACGGCCGGCCTGGTCGTGCCGGCCGGCGTCGCCGCGCCACCGAGGGTGAGCGCCACGTCGTGGCTGGTCGCCGACCTGGACAGCGGCCAGGTGCTCGGCGGCTGCGGCCCTCACGAGTACGGCACACCGGCGAGCGTGCAGAAGCTCCTGCTGGCGGCCACCATGCTACCCAGGCTCGACCCGAAGCAGACGGTCACCGTCACCGACGCTGACATGAACATCGAACCCGGGTCCTCGGCCGTGGGCCTGGTCGCGGGCGGCCGGTACACCATCGAGACGATCTGGCTCGGGTTGCTGCTCAACTCCGGCAACGAGGCCGCCAACGCGCTGGCCCGACTCGGCAGCGGGACGGACAGCGCCGCCGGCGTCCGCGCCATGAACGAGCACGCGCACCACCTCGGCGCGCTCCAGACGCACGCGGTCACCCCGTCCGGGCTGGACGGTAGGGGGCAGTTCACCAGCGCGTACGACCTGGCGCTGATCGCCCGGGCCTGCTTCGCCCAGCCGACCTTCCGGCGGTACGCGCTGACCGAGCAGACGTCGATTCCGGCCCAGCCGGCGCAACGCACCAAGGGCTTCGAGATCCAGAACGAGAACCAGCTCATCTACCGGTACCCGGGGGCGCTCGGCGGCAAGACCGGCTTCACCGACCTGGCCCGGCACACCTACGTGGGTGCGGCGGAACGCGGCGGGCGGCGGCTGGTGGTGACCCTGCTGGGCGCCGAATCGGCACCGGCACGCGGCTGGGAGCAGGGTGCGGCCCTGCTGGACTGGGGTTTCAGGCTGCCCCGGGACGCCGCCGTGGGCCGGCTGGTCGAACCCGGCGAGCTGACTGCCACCCCGTCGGCGGCGCCGTCCGCGCTGGCGGCACCCGGCGCGCCCCGGCCGGCGGCGGCCAGCGGGCCGGCGCGTACCGGCTCGGGGTGGCTCTGGTCGGTGACCGCGGTGAGCGGCGCGACGGTGGTGGCGTTGTTGGGCGGCCTGCTGTGGCGGCGTCGCCGTCGGATGCCCTGA
- a CDS encoding MerR family transcriptional regulator, with protein MDVASKDRLRAVDLAATVGISVQQVRNYVELGVLPPVRRTASGYRIFTAEHARALTVARRLAEGHGWSRTREIMAAVHRGDLPAALAALDGGHAELDRERAEIRRVLGAFETVLASPPAVRPAPRHGARIGEVAALVGVRTSQLRLWEERELLRPGRTPGTNYRVYDEAELRAAQVIALLRRGAYPFEIIAAVLGELRTTGSAARVRAELGRREQELHTRSLRRLRGSAALHDYLLARGDAS; from the coding sequence GTGGACGTCGCCTCGAAGGATCGGCTGCGCGCCGTGGACCTGGCGGCAACCGTCGGGATCTCGGTGCAGCAGGTGCGCAACTACGTCGAGTTGGGGGTGCTGCCGCCGGTGCGCCGCACCGCGAGCGGCTACCGGATCTTCACCGCCGAGCACGCTCGGGCGCTGACCGTGGCGCGGCGGTTGGCCGAGGGGCACGGCTGGAGCCGTACCCGGGAGATCATGGCGGCGGTGCACCGGGGTGACCTGCCGGCGGCCCTGGCGGCGCTCGACGGCGGCCATGCCGAGCTGGACCGGGAACGCGCCGAGATCCGCCGGGTGCTCGGCGCCTTCGAGACCGTGCTGGCCAGCCCACCGGCGGTCCGACCCGCACCACGCCACGGCGCCCGCATCGGCGAGGTCGCCGCCCTGGTCGGGGTCCGGACCTCGCAGCTGCGGCTGTGGGAGGAGCGCGAGCTGCTGCGGCCGGGCCGCACCCCGGGCACCAACTACCGGGTGTACGACGAGGCGGAGCTACGCGCCGCGCAGGTCATCGCGTTGCTGCGCCGAGGCGCGTACCCGTTCGAGATCATCGCCGCGGTGCTGGGCGAGCTGCGGACCACCGGCAGCGCTGCGCGGGTCCGCGCCGAGCTGGGCCGCCGCGAGCAGGAGCTGCACACCCGCAGCCTGCGTCGGCTGCGGGGGAGTGCCGCCCTGCACGACTACCTGCTCGCTCGGGGCGACGCGAGTTGA
- a CDS encoding response regulator, translating to MRLVLAEDSTLLREGLTRLLADEDHEVLAAVGTADQLVEAVGRSRPDVVVTDVRMPPTHTDDGLRAALEIRRRWPDTGVLVLSQYVERRYAGRLLADRPEGVGYLLKDRVAQVDDFLDALDRVAAGGTALDPEVVRQVVAGSERQDPFGRLTPRERDVLHEMAQGHTNLAIAQRLHVSQSAVEKHVNAIFDKLDLAHTTGYSRRILAVLRYLGT from the coding sequence GTGCGACTAGTCCTCGCCGAAGACTCGACGCTGCTCCGGGAGGGCCTGACGCGGTTGCTCGCCGACGAGGACCACGAGGTGCTCGCGGCGGTCGGGACCGCTGACCAGCTCGTCGAGGCGGTCGGCCGATCCCGTCCCGACGTGGTCGTCACCGATGTCCGGATGCCACCCACCCACACCGATGATGGGCTGCGGGCCGCCCTGGAGATCCGTCGTCGGTGGCCCGACACCGGCGTCCTCGTACTCTCCCAGTACGTGGAGCGGCGGTACGCGGGGCGGCTGCTCGCAGACCGCCCCGAGGGGGTCGGCTACCTGCTCAAGGACCGGGTCGCCCAGGTGGACGACTTCCTCGACGCCCTCGACCGGGTCGCCGCCGGAGGCACCGCCCTCGATCCGGAGGTGGTCCGTCAGGTGGTGGCCGGCTCGGAACGGCAAGACCCGTTCGGTCGGCTCACACCCCGGGAACGGGACGTACTGCACGAGATGGCCCAGGGGCACACGAATCTCGCCATCGCCCAGCGGCTGCACGTGTCGCAGAGCGCGGTCGAGAAGCATGTCAACGCCATCTTCGACAAACTCGACCTCGCTCATACCACCGGCTACAGCCGGCGAATCCTCGCGGTGCTGCGCTATTTGGGCACCTGA
- a CDS encoding protein-tyrosine phosphatase family protein yields the protein MTDAQQWSEQPGVLVLPSGATVRGRRVAAATSPADFAVLLAPGPDPAWPHRRIRWPDFWVPLDRADALDALREALRRAHDGDRVEVACRGGVGRTGTALAALAILDGLPVERAVPWVRAGYHPKAVETPWQRRWLRRVT from the coding sequence GTGACTGACGCACAGCAGTGGTCCGAGCAGCCGGGCGTACTCGTACTCCCCAGTGGGGCGACGGTGCGCGGACGCCGCGTCGCTGCCGCGACCTCGCCCGCCGACTTCGCCGTGCTGCTGGCCCCTGGTCCGGACCCGGCCTGGCCGCACCGGCGGATCCGGTGGCCCGACTTCTGGGTGCCGCTCGACCGCGCCGACGCCCTCGACGCCCTGCGGGAGGCGCTGCGGCGCGCGCACGACGGGGATCGCGTCGAGGTGGCCTGTCGGGGTGGGGTGGGTCGCACCGGAACGGCCCTGGCCGCGCTGGCGATCCTCGACGGTCTGCCGGTGGAGCGGGCGGTGCCGTGGGTTCGGGCCGGCTACCACCCGAAGGCGGTGGAGACCCCCTGGCAGCGGCGCTGGTTGCGCCGCGTCACCTGA